In Neokomagataea tanensis, one genomic interval encodes:
- a CDS encoding Dabb family protein, with the protein MAFSSAIMRPVALSAISALVMFGMAQPAAAQVDPYSLPIASSGPVAVPMVQSQLPAQILAQQELAKQVGYAQFTSPSWHVGEVRRIVLIKYRADATEQQRAAVLSRFLRLAQDSRRPDGRPVVESIEASVPQMGDGFDQIFTVAFRSEGDRNFFSGAPVITDNAFTDPAHTAFVDFASPFFQHLVTMNYDVGNVVVPTREAARHTKKHDRKLR; encoded by the coding sequence ATGGCATTTTCATCTGCTATCATGCGTCCGGTTGCTTTAAGCGCCATTTCTGCTTTGGTTATGTTTGGGATGGCCCAACCAGCCGCAGCACAGGTTGACCCTTACTCTTTGCCCATAGCTTCGTCCGGTCCGGTTGCGGTGCCAATGGTGCAGTCTCAACTGCCTGCGCAGATTTTGGCCCAGCAAGAGTTGGCCAAACAGGTTGGTTATGCGCAGTTTACCTCGCCTTCTTGGCACGTTGGGGAAGTGCGTCGTATCGTGCTGATCAAGTACCGTGCGGATGCTACGGAGCAGCAGAGGGCAGCAGTTCTGTCGCGGTTCCTGCGTTTGGCTCAGGATAGCCGCCGCCCTGACGGACGGCCTGTAGTTGAAAGCATAGAGGCAAGCGTCCCTCAGATGGGCGACGGCTTTGATCAGATTTTCACGGTTGCTTTCCGTTCAGAAGGGGACCGGAACTTCTTCTCAGGTGCTCCTGTCATCACGGATAATGCCTTTACTGACCCCGCACATACAGCGTTCGTTGATTTCGCGTCACCATTCTTCCAGCATTTGGTGACGATGAATTACGATGTGGGCAATGTGGTTGTTCCCACGCGCGAGGCCGCACGGCACACAAAAAAGCATGACCGCAAATTGCGTTAA
- a CDS encoding acyl-ACP desaturase, with product MKHWRIEQMDWDSFDPAKVDPDIIPLVKAASVVERNAHDYTTYLQHVFVGDADFSQAAANWSVEEIQHGDALGRWAMLADPTWDYWTAFERYRESFKIDVDVDASVRGSRTGELIARCMVETGTSSFYTALADGTDEPLLKAICKQIAADEYRHFKLFYDHMNRYLQREKLSTWERTKIALGRVTESEDDELASAYYTTNVSSDQPYDHKQCIAAYMAKAMGYYQPKHIDRVTAMIFKTIGFTPHSRWQRLAANTMYRLIRWRQRGFAKKMRVAQG from the coding sequence ATGAAGCATTGGCGTATCGAACAAATGGACTGGGATTCTTTTGATCCCGCTAAGGTTGATCCTGATATTATACCGCTTGTGAAAGCGGCTTCGGTCGTGGAACGGAATGCCCACGATTATACGACGTATTTGCAGCATGTCTTCGTTGGTGATGCAGATTTTAGTCAGGCAGCAGCAAATTGGTCCGTAGAGGAAATTCAACACGGGGACGCACTCGGGCGTTGGGCGATGTTGGCTGACCCCACTTGGGACTACTGGACGGCTTTTGAGCGGTACCGGGAAAGCTTTAAAATTGACGTAGACGTTGATGCATCTGTTCGTGGCTCACGTACGGGGGAGTTGATCGCCCGGTGCATGGTGGAAACGGGAACATCGTCTTTTTACACGGCGTTGGCAGACGGTACGGATGAGCCTTTGCTCAAAGCAATTTGTAAGCAGATTGCTGCAGATGAGTACAGGCATTTCAAACTCTTCTATGATCACATGAACCGTTATCTACAGCGCGAGAAGTTGAGTACGTGGGAGCGCACCAAGATTGCCCTAGGGCGTGTGACGGAAAGCGAGGATGATGAACTTGCTTCGGCGTATTACACGACCAATGTTTCTTCGGATCAGCCATACGATCATAAGCAATGCATTGCTGCGTATATGGCGAAGGCTATGGGGTACTACCAGCCAAAGCATATCGACCGTGTGACGGCGATGATTTTTAAAACAATTGGATTTACGCCGCACTCCCGCTGGCAACGTCTGGCAGCGAACACTATGTATCGCTTGATCCGCTGGCGTCAGCGCGGATTTGCAAAGAAGATGCGTGTCGCCCAAGGGTAA
- the bioB gene encoding biotin synthase BioB encodes MPAYNDDLRHDWTREEVEALIALPFPELMFRAQETHRKHFNPTKVQISTLLSIKTGGCPEDCAYCPQSARHGNGVKAERLMAVEAVMKEARAAKAAGAGRFCMGAAWRSPKERDMEQVCAMIEGVKSLGLETCVTLGMLDSGQTARLKEAGLDYYNHNLDTSEEFYGAIITTRSYQERLDTLANVRDAGINVCCGGIVGMGEDLSDRAGLLMTLANLPKHPESVPINLLVRVEGTPLSTAEEVDPITFVRIIATARIMMPQSHVRLAAGRENMTDEAHALAFLAGANSIFCGEKLLTTPNPAEHRDRQLLSNLGMTPMVQHESEMGAMRPAVPEAACTKHMEAVS; translated from the coding sequence ATGCCAGCTTATAACGACGACTTGCGGCATGATTGGACACGGGAAGAAGTTGAAGCTCTTATCGCGCTTCCCTTCCCAGAGTTGATGTTCAGAGCGCAAGAAACTCACAGAAAGCACTTTAACCCTACAAAAGTGCAGATCTCGACCCTGCTCTCCATCAAGACAGGCGGCTGCCCCGAGGACTGCGCTTACTGTCCACAAAGCGCTCGCCACGGTAACGGTGTGAAAGCCGAGCGCCTGATGGCAGTTGAAGCCGTCATGAAAGAAGCGCGCGCGGCCAAAGCCGCTGGCGCAGGCCGATTCTGTATGGGTGCTGCATGGCGCTCCCCCAAAGAAAGAGACATGGAGCAGGTCTGCGCCATGATTGAAGGCGTCAAATCGCTTGGCCTTGAAACATGCGTCACATTAGGGATGCTGGATTCTGGCCAAACGGCTCGCCTCAAAGAAGCTGGCCTCGATTACTACAACCACAATCTAGACACCTCGGAAGAGTTTTACGGCGCGATTATCACCACACGCAGCTACCAAGAGCGCTTGGATACACTCGCCAATGTCCGTGACGCAGGCATCAACGTCTGCTGCGGCGGTATCGTCGGCATGGGCGAAGACCTCTCCGACCGTGCAGGTCTGCTTATGACATTGGCAAACCTGCCCAAGCACCCGGAGAGCGTTCCCATCAACCTTTTGGTACGCGTTGAAGGCACACCTCTCAGCACTGCGGAAGAAGTGGATCCCATCACATTCGTCCGCATCATCGCCACTGCGCGCATCATGATGCCGCAAAGCCATGTTCGCCTTGCAGCGGGCCGTGAAAACATGACGGATGAAGCGCATGCACTGGCTTTCCTTGCAGGCGCTAACTCCATCTTCTGCGGTGAAAAGCTCCTGACAACACCCAATCCCGCTGAACACCGTGACCGCCAACTGCTCAGCAATTTGGGCATGACCCCTATGGTCCAGCACGAATCCGAAATGGGAGCCATGCGTCCTGCTGTGCCGGAAGCAGCTTGCACAAAGCACATGGAGGCCGTCTCCTGA
- a CDS encoding Hsp70 family protein, with protein MTTPTSNTVRLGIDFGTSNSVIVLSTGDDVQPVTLRFSTGESRQTCRTLLCLWHETEGSRRVLSEAIGQDAIEAYLDDPAESRLIMSMKSYLAQASFQETRLFGKTMRLEDLIARFLRALMDKAGYAPESTSVTIGRPVRFAGERANDALGVSRLEQSFMAAGFPKPHIVPEPEGAGWRFMQRLDRASTILVGDFGGGTSDFSIMRFDPAEEERVQTLGHSGVGIAGDQFDARIIEHVVAPALGRNATYRVMGGAALPVPPEWFLDLGRWHRLSMMRTPQTLRSIEDVAKTSSAPDALRHLYRLIDDQAGQGLHRAVSEAKAALSHHDQTTLSFAHGQFKLDATINRTEFEQWIAPDLARMDAAIAQALSEAGNPTIDRVFLTGGTSFVPAVRALFSRRFGNDKIDSGSEFVSVAEGLALIEAGRKAA; from the coding sequence CTGACTACACCTACCTCCAACACTGTCCGGCTTGGTATTGATTTCGGTACAAGCAACAGCGTGATCGTCCTCTCCACAGGGGACGACGTGCAGCCTGTGACGCTACGCTTCAGTACCGGCGAATCACGGCAAACGTGCCGCACCCTTCTTTGTCTCTGGCACGAGACAGAGGGGAGCCGCCGCGTCCTGTCAGAAGCCATTGGCCAAGACGCTATTGAAGCCTATCTGGACGACCCAGCCGAAAGCCGGCTTATCATGTCCATGAAGTCCTACCTCGCTCAGGCATCCTTCCAGGAAACACGCCTTTTCGGGAAGACCATGCGACTTGAGGATTTGATTGCCCGCTTCCTGCGCGCCCTTATGGACAAAGCAGGTTACGCGCCAGAGAGCACCAGCGTCACCATCGGGCGCCCCGTCCGCTTCGCGGGTGAACGAGCCAATGATGCCCTCGGCGTGAGCAGGCTTGAACAAAGCTTCATGGCCGCAGGTTTTCCCAAGCCTCATATTGTCCCTGAACCAGAGGGAGCGGGCTGGCGCTTCATGCAGCGCTTGGATCGCGCCTCTACAATCCTCGTTGGGGACTTTGGCGGCGGCACAAGCGACTTCTCCATCATGCGCTTTGACCCCGCAGAAGAGGAACGCGTGCAGACGCTCGGACACTCCGGCGTCGGCATTGCAGGGGACCAATTTGACGCACGAATCATTGAGCACGTCGTCGCGCCAGCTCTGGGCCGTAATGCGACATACCGGGTAATGGGCGGCGCGGCCTTGCCTGTACCGCCAGAATGGTTTTTGGACCTTGGCCGGTGGCACCGCCTGTCCATGATGCGCACACCGCAAACGCTGCGCTCTATTGAAGACGTCGCCAAAACTTCCTCTGCACCTGACGCGCTGCGTCACCTCTACCGCTTGATCGACGACCAAGCAGGGCAAGGGCTGCACCGCGCCGTAAGCGAAGCTAAAGCCGCCTTATCGCATCATGATCAAACAACTTTGAGCTTCGCTCACGGTCAGTTCAAGCTGGATGCGACAATCAACCGAACAGAGTTTGAACAATGGATCGCGCCCGACCTCGCTCGTATGGATGCGGCAATCGCCCAAGCTTTGTCTGAGGCAGGAAACCCAACAATAGATCGCGTCTTCCTAACGGGAGGCACATCTTTCGTCCCGGCAGTACGCGCGCTCTTCTCGCGTCGTTTTGGAAACGATAAAATAGACAGTGGTTCAGAGTTTGTTTCTGTAGCTGAAGGCCTCGCTTTAATCGAAGCAGGGCGTAAAGCAGCCTGA
- a CDS encoding ABC transporter ATP-binding protein translates to MPILALNNVSKSFGNKIAVRDLSFSLQTGEIFGFLGGNGAGKTTSLRMILNIATPDSGKIEFFGKPIQPEHLHNISFLPEERGLYRNMTAIDTLVYFGRLKGLTRNDALQRAKSILNRFGLSAESQKKLTEFSKGMAQKVQIGIALINEPKLLILDEPFSGLDPINQTVLEDEILCAAQNGTTVLFSTHIMQHAERLSQRILILKQGETRFHGTVAEALRSVGNTVMLTTTANPTSIPGITRAECVSQDSSGWNRWAVTLGPEQSPSDLLLYCTQNALPLTAFEQPRPTLHDAFIHIAGNAASPVSKAA, encoded by the coding sequence ATGCCAATTTTAGCATTGAACAATGTTTCAAAGTCATTCGGTAACAAAATCGCCGTACGAGATCTCAGTTTTTCTCTCCAAACTGGAGAAATATTTGGATTCCTTGGTGGCAATGGGGCAGGAAAAACAACCTCTCTCCGCATGATTTTAAATATTGCGACACCAGACTCGGGCAAAATTGAGTTTTTTGGGAAACCCATACAACCAGAACATTTACATAATATTAGTTTTTTACCCGAGGAGCGTGGCCTATACCGAAACATGACAGCCATCGACACGCTCGTTTACTTCGGTCGACTCAAAGGCCTAACGCGCAATGACGCACTGCAACGCGCCAAAAGCATACTGAATCGCTTCGGCCTCTCAGCGGAGAGTCAGAAAAAACTCACTGAGTTTTCAAAAGGAATGGCTCAAAAAGTTCAAATCGGTATCGCTCTGATTAACGAGCCCAAACTTCTTATTCTTGATGAACCTTTTTCCGGGTTAGACCCAATCAACCAGACCGTTTTAGAAGACGAAATTCTTTGTGCCGCACAAAACGGCACCACAGTTTTATTCTCAACCCATATTATGCAACACGCCGAGCGCCTCAGTCAGCGCATCCTGATTCTAAAACAGGGTGAAACACGCTTCCACGGCACCGTGGCGGAAGCATTGCGGAGCGTTGGCAATACAGTAATGCTCACTACAACGGCCAATCCAACATCAATCCCCGGCATCACACGCGCAGAATGTGTCTCGCAGGATTCATCAGGCTGGAATCGCTGGGCAGTTACACTAGGGCCAGAGCAGAGTCCGTCAGATCTACTGCTGTACTGCACGCAAAACGCACTTCCACTCACAGCATTTGAGCAGCCGCGTCCTACGCTTCATGACGCTTTTATCCACATTGCGGGCAATGCCGCATCACCTGTCAGCAAGGCGGCTTAA
- a CDS encoding ABC transporter permease, with protein MFSSSSFRHIWLIALRDFRQTLSTKSFWLTVVLLPLVPLLIGKITPGLINDREHESIIILDQNNQIAPQLSADLKKYDPTNVTIPAPPNIAHAQPDQLNTVVAQFLAQKKGPSAQTFQGYIIAIPNSFPQTAQVHVWSSHSPGTTLAVIKKTLSHYMRTHGMVAAGLTDDVANHINDLAPDVDLHTPPHGFSPAALIRIGPTCLSYLLLISAVFSIQWLLQALVEERSGKLLETLLACVTPTEIMLGKLLATLMSLCLLVGSWTGAAIAFLLHFAPQFGLPSETILNSLLTPRVLIGAPFFMLTGSSLVAMLTLAISVRCETMREAQGMLAPLLVLLILPVQTLLQMSIAGAATQTISEAQWVPLWTPFLDLAQINSAPLWQLLVQGAEMLLTCAILIPLLKRLFEHSILDHSSASGWKEMSKTILKIIKKQNA; from the coding sequence ATGTTTTCTTCCTCATCATTCCGCCATATCTGGCTCATCGCCCTACGCGACTTCCGACAAACTCTCAGCACTAAAAGCTTTTGGCTTACGGTTGTACTCCTACCCCTCGTGCCTCTGCTAATCGGGAAAATCACGCCCGGCCTGATCAACGACCGGGAGCATGAGAGCATCATCATTCTGGACCAAAACAACCAGATAGCCCCTCAATTATCGGCCGATCTCAAAAAGTATGACCCCACCAATGTCACTATCCCTGCCCCACCCAACATTGCTCATGCTCAACCAGACCAGCTCAACACAGTAGTGGCCCAGTTTTTGGCCCAGAAAAAAGGCCCATCGGCACAAACGTTTCAGGGCTATATCATCGCCATACCAAATTCTTTTCCCCAGACGGCGCAGGTGCATGTCTGGTCCAGCCACTCCCCGGGCACCACTCTGGCTGTCATTAAAAAAACTCTGTCCCATTATATGCGAACGCACGGCATGGTTGCCGCGGGCCTAACGGATGACGTTGCAAATCACATTAATGACCTTGCGCCGGATGTCGATTTACACACACCCCCACATGGCTTTTCACCTGCTGCGCTCATACGCATCGGGCCAACATGCCTGTCTTACCTGCTATTAATTTCAGCAGTCTTTTCCATTCAGTGGCTTTTACAGGCACTTGTTGAGGAACGCTCAGGCAAACTACTCGAAACCCTTTTGGCATGCGTTACGCCAACCGAAATCATGCTGGGAAAACTGCTAGCTACTCTCATGTCACTGTGCCTGCTTGTAGGCTCATGGACAGGCGCGGCTATTGCATTCCTCTTGCATTTTGCCCCGCAGTTCGGCCTTCCATCAGAGACAATTCTTAATTCACTTCTTACCCCCCGCGTACTCATTGGTGCGCCATTCTTCATGCTGACCGGTTCGTCTCTTGTGGCAATGCTGACACTCGCTATCAGCGTGCGCTGCGAAACAATGCGGGAGGCGCAGGGCATGTTGGCGCCGCTTCTCGTTCTGCTCATATTGCCTGTGCAAACTCTACTGCAAATGAGCATCGCAGGGGCCGCGACACAAACAATCAGCGAAGCGCAATGGGTGCCGCTCTGGACGCCCTTCCTTGATCTCGCTCAGATCAATTCTGCACCTCTATGGCAGCTCTTGGTCCAAGGCGCGGAAATGCTGCTGACCTGCGCCATCCTTATCCCGCTTCTTAAGCGCCTTTTCGAGCACTCTATTCTGGATCACTCTTCAGCATCTGGCTGGAAAGAGATGAGCAAAACGATTTTGAAAATCATTAAGAAACAAAACGCTTAA
- a CDS encoding MlaD family protein, which translates to MFRRRHNSSVKLLYRNRYADEWVGLLVFISVAVFVIAMAEAGVLKQWLTPEKTIHFVLPENGVAGLAVGNDIEVMGVRAGEIRRVDMNTTGRMYAEGEIEPQFAAFIRQDSQAIIRHRFVVAGASYIAITRGKGEDLDWGFAVLNAGVEPNPADVVAQTVTELRAQLVPALHNVQDITAQVDGMLLDLRAGKGSVGGLIAKDDTLNHVNQTLDDVHVLLSNMKPIEGKLSGVMDQAQHTLANARSTTNELRKAMPQIRQTIGHANDATAELPGMIVQAQATADSLRKLMDQLRGLWILGGHGTESNASDRLPAKVVRP; encoded by the coding sequence ATGTTCCGCCGACGCCATAATAGCAGTGTGAAGCTCCTCTACCGCAACCGCTACGCGGATGAGTGGGTTGGATTGCTGGTTTTTATATCCGTGGCAGTTTTTGTCATTGCTATGGCGGAAGCAGGGGTTTTGAAGCAGTGGCTAACGCCTGAAAAAACTATTCATTTCGTTTTGCCGGAAAACGGTGTCGCTGGTTTGGCTGTAGGAAATGATATCGAAGTGATGGGCGTGCGGGCGGGTGAGATACGTCGTGTCGATATGAATACGACAGGCCGCATGTACGCTGAAGGTGAGATTGAGCCGCAATTTGCAGCGTTTATCCGCCAAGATAGCCAAGCCATTATTCGGCATCGTTTTGTCGTTGCCGGTGCGAGCTACATTGCGATTACCCGTGGCAAGGGGGAGGATTTGGATTGGGGCTTTGCTGTGCTGAATGCAGGAGTAGAGCCAAATCCGGCGGATGTCGTCGCGCAGACAGTCACGGAATTAAGGGCGCAACTCGTTCCTGCGCTGCATAATGTGCAGGACATTACAGCACAGGTTGACGGCATGTTGCTGGATTTGCGTGCGGGTAAAGGAAGTGTCGGCGGGCTGATTGCTAAGGACGACACGCTCAATCATGTTAACCAGACTTTAGACGACGTGCATGTGTTGCTGAGCAATATGAAGCCCATTGAAGGCAAGCTTAGCGGCGTTATGGACCAAGCCCAGCACACGTTAGCGAATGCGCGTTCAACGACGAATGAGCTGCGTAAAGCGATGCCGCAAATCCGCCAGACGATAGGGCATGCCAACGATGCGACGGCAGAGCTGCCGGGAATGATTGTTCAAGCTCAGGCCACGGCAGATTCACTGCGTAAATTAATGGATCAATTGCGTGGCCTGTGGATACTGGGCGGGCATGGTACGGAGAGCAACGCGTCTGATCGCCTGCCAGCAAAGGTGGTCCGCCCATGA
- a CDS encoding P-loop NTPase family protein, with amino-acid sequence MSRNAVERPPTEQNERNLVALEAVLELLDARPRFEDGGLAAVRYNLRLNPGDLVLVECPDPQQAALFADLCVGLLPLTAGQVRCMGMAWQDLDDRRRAALRGRVGRTVVNGGWVDLYGTDLNILWPHMHHTRVPTEKLAQRAIELGVRFGLPGLPVSIPSKLSLLDRYRADCVRAFLGDPALLLLENPLDDVPMPLLQAFLASLTEARDRGAAGLWITRGTFPAAAGRIDATSRWRLHDDGLFLKRGA; translated from the coding sequence ATGAGCCGCAATGCCGTAGAGCGCCCGCCGACTGAACAAAATGAACGTAACCTCGTCGCGCTGGAGGCCGTTTTGGAGCTGCTGGATGCACGTCCGCGCTTCGAAGATGGGGGACTTGCGGCGGTGCGGTACAATTTGCGCTTAAACCCCGGTGATCTGGTTTTGGTGGAATGTCCTGACCCGCAGCAAGCGGCTTTGTTTGCGGATTTATGCGTTGGCCTATTACCTCTCACTGCTGGTCAGGTGCGCTGCATGGGCATGGCGTGGCAGGATCTTGATGACCGACGGCGAGCGGCATTGCGTGGCCGTGTTGGGCGCACGGTTGTTAATGGTGGTTGGGTTGATCTGTACGGCACGGATTTGAACATCTTGTGGCCGCATATGCACCATACGCGTGTACCGACAGAAAAACTTGCACAACGGGCCATCGAACTCGGGGTACGTTTTGGGTTGCCGGGGCTACCTGTGAGCATACCCTCCAAATTATCTTTATTAGACCGTTACAGAGCCGATTGTGTTCGCGCCTTTTTGGGGGATCCTGCGTTGTTACTGTTAGAAAACCCCTTGGACGATGTACCAATGCCGCTATTGCAGGCCTTCTTGGCGTCTTTGACAGAGGCGCGCGACCGCGGAGCAGCGGGGCTATGGATTACCCGCGGGACGTTCCCCGCAGCAGCGGGGCGGATCGATGCGACGTCCCGTTGGCGTTTGCACGATGATGGTTTGTTTTTGAAGCGAGGTGCGTGA
- a CDS encoding MlaE family ABC transporter permease codes for MNMFRTVLAGAGRFSRAQGRFTLMAFGTGWGVLREALIPSSWRRTVRIEFWKTLKQATKGALVSVFVTAALTGFGIVAQAVYWLGFAGIAQLTGSILSTVLVREIAPVLVGVILLGRSGMLTLTELGTLTIGGEMRVLTGMGVDPFLVFILPRSLAMMVSGFTLGMVFSITALLFGYIVCRVEGVLSMPVWTFFDQVVSSVHAVDYISIPGRLIISGFAIGITSCLTGMDATADDDLASLLPRGFARGMLAVMGINVLFTVLVG; via the coding sequence ATGAACATGTTTCGCACAGTGCTTGCAGGGGCCGGACGATTTTCTCGCGCGCAGGGGCGTTTTACGCTTATGGCTTTTGGTACGGGGTGGGGTGTGCTGCGTGAGGCGCTCATCCCATCCTCATGGCGCCGTACAGTTCGTATTGAGTTTTGGAAAACACTCAAACAGGCCACAAAGGGTGCTTTGGTCAGCGTGTTTGTTACTGCGGCGCTTACAGGGTTCGGAATTGTTGCGCAGGCCGTTTACTGGCTGGGATTTGCGGGTATAGCCCAGCTTACGGGGTCTATTCTGTCCACGGTTTTGGTACGGGAAATTGCTCCGGTATTGGTTGGCGTCATCTTATTGGGCCGCTCGGGTATGTTGACCCTGACAGAGCTTGGTACGTTGACGATTGGCGGCGAGATGAGGGTACTGACCGGGATGGGGGTCGACCCGTTCCTCGTTTTTATACTTCCGCGCAGTCTGGCCATGATGGTGAGCGGGTTTACGCTGGGTATGGTCTTTAGCATTACTGCGCTTCTCTTTGGCTATATTGTCTGCCGTGTGGAAGGCGTGTTGAGCATGCCGGTTTGGACGTTTTTTGACCAAGTGGTCAGCTCTGTGCATGCCGTTGATTATATATCAATACCGGGGCGTTTAATCATAAGTGGCTTTGCCATTGGCATTACATCTTGCCTAACGGGAATGGATGCAACGGCCGATGATGATTTAGCGTCATTGCTGCCGCGCGGTTTTGCGCGCGGAATGTTGGCTGTTATGGGCATCAACGTATTATTTACCGTGTTGGTAGGGTGA